ATTCTTTTTAAGAAGGCAAGAGCCCCAAAGCATCCAATACTATTTTATTCGACTTTTTCGGGCTTAAACAGTTCAACTATTACGACGCCAAAATATGGAGACGGCCCTTGGCTTACGTCTCGCAATAGCTCCGCAGCATCTCGAGTATCTACCACCACCCACTGCAAATTTGGCTCTCCCCTAACGCCGGGCTCCATCATTTTCTTGCAGATTAAATAGGAGTCCACTGCGCCGGCTTCAGTGCAGCTCACTAGACGATAGATGTTAGTGTTTATCTTGCGCGTGTTAGCTGAGCGCTGTGCAATTTTTCTCAAAGTATCTAGCTCTCGAGAAATCATCCACTGCCCCTGACCCTGCCCGGGGCAAGCATAAACATCGATCCCTCTACTAACGTCGTGAGCCAAATCCTCCAAATACTCAATTGACATGCTCTTCCCTCGAAATTCCTGCGTTTAAAAACTACTTAGCGGAAACGCTGCTCAATAGCGTCAAACGCTAAGGCCGTTTTCCTTTAATCTATCTTTTAATTCCTTCCCAAGCTTAAACGCCGGCAGGCGTTTAGGAGTGACCCAAATTTTTTCGCCGGTCTTAGGATTGCGTCCCCAATAGCTACCATAATCCTTCACCACAAAGCTACCGAAGCCACGAATCTCTATGCGTTTTCCCGCTCGTAACGCTTCTTGCATCTCTCTAAGAATTAATCCAACAATATCCTCAGCCTCTTGCAAAGAAATGTCGTTGCGCTGTGCAAGCTTCTCGATTAGTTCAGATTTATTCATCGCCTACTCTCTATATAATCTCTGGTCTCGCGCCATCACCAAACACTGAACAGCAAACTCTCTACTTAACTCAAACTACGTATCGGAAAATTACAGCTCCACCAAACGGAATCCAATCGCAGTTTCAAAAAATTGCCCCCGATAGGGCTCGAACCTATGACCCCAGGTTTAGGAAACCTGTGCTCTATCCAACTGAGCTACGAGGGCTAAACAATTTGACTACCACAATCACATAAACTATCGTTTTTGCACAGCCATCAATCTTAGCCTCTCTTTAATATAGATTCTACCTAAGCGTCTACAAGTGCAAAAAAAAACATCAACATAGCTAGTTTCTTACAGCAGATGTCGATTACCACGATGCCTTAGCTAATATGGGATTCAGGCTATTATTGCGTCGGTATTCCGGAGATTTCACTTTTGAATTGCCAAAATAGACAAGTGGATCTACAGAAACGTAATTCGCCGAACTGCTGCTCCGAGCACGCACCTCAAAGTGAAGGTGAGGACCACTAGCCCTCCCCGTACTGCCAACTTCCGCAATAACTTGCCCACGCCGAACTAGCTTCCCCTTATCAACCAGCAGCCTTCTATTATGTGCATAAACCGTCAACAAACCAGTTGAATCTCTCAGGATGAGAAGATTGCCATACCCGCTTAATCCGTTACCACTATACACCACTCTTGCCGTATGAGCGGCGTAAACCGGTGTCCCCCCATTAGCCGCAATATCAATTCCATCGTGATAAGAAGTCCAGCGACGCCCGAATCTCGACACTAATCTACCACCAGGCACAGGCCAGCTGAGCCTTCCATTGCCGATTGTAAACTTCTCATTACCACTATCGTAGCCAAAAATACCGCGCCTATGGCGCTCTGAAACTCTCGAGCCTCCATAAGAATATGCCACCAACAGCCGTTGCCCCACCATGAGCTCACGTGGATCTCTCACTCCATTTCTAAGCGCCAAATCTCTAACCGAGACGCCATAGCGCTGAGAGATTTGGTATAGAGTCTCGCCCGAGCTAACGCGATGATAAACTGGCCGCTTCCCAAACGAATAAAAGCGATTATAAGACGCTAAACTACAAGCAGAACAAAAAGTTAAGAGGCAACAAAAGCAGGTTATTATGAAATGCTTGCACGTCAATTGCAATATTAACTCCTTTACTTAAAACAAGCATACCCTGCTGTCATTTGCAGATGATAGAACCCAAAATAAAAGATTCAACGATTACTTATATAACAAATTATTTGGTCAAGAAATATAAAAATATCCAGGCCGCCATTATCGACCGATATAAATATACTCACATTAACAGGTCCTACTTACTTAATCGAATAGATACTAAAGATAGTTGATAATTATTTTCGTGCAGATAAACAGTCAAAAATGGTCGGGGTGAGAGGATTTGAACCTCCGACCACTCGCCCCCCAGACGAGTGCGCTACCAGGCTGCGCCACACCCCGACGAAGCTTAACTCTATAGCGGAAGTTGGCTCGACTCGCAAGCTTGACGAACTTCATGCGCTTTTTATGGGAAAATGCAAATTCTGCCTCTATTTCAAAAACACATAGCCCTTACACCTTTTTTGACCATTGAACGAACTTTTTAGCGCCCATAAAGCCGCGCAGTTAATCCAAACTACGTATAGATAGTTAAACTTTGCTTCGCAATATTGCCGAATGGCCATTAAAAATTACTACGATATATTACTCGTGTCGGGAAACGCAACGACTGCTGAAATTAAGCAAGCCTATAGATCTCTTGCGCGCAAGTACCATCCAGACAGTGGTTCTCCTTTGGAATCCCAAAGGCATTTCCAACGAATCACCGAGGCTTATCGCGTTCTGAGCGATGAAGAGTTAAGAAAAAAATACGATGAAAAAATTAGTTCGCGAAATCACGGCGAAGAA
The sequence above is a segment of the Deltaproteobacteria bacterium genome. Coding sequences within it:
- a CDS encoding integration host factor subunit beta → MNKSELIEKLAQRNDISLQEAEDIVGLILREMQEALRAGKRIEIRGFGSFVVKDYGSYWGRNPKTGEKIWVTPKRLPAFKLGKELKDRLKENGLSV
- a CDS encoding M23 family metallopeptidase; its protein translation is MTCKHFIITCFCCLLTFCSACSLASYNRFYSFGKRPVYHRVSSGETLYQISQRYGVSVRDLALRNGVRDPRELMVGQRLLVAYSYGGSRVSERHRRGIFGYDSGNEKFTIGNGRLSWPVPGGRLVSRFGRRWTSYHDGIDIAANGGTPVYAAHTARVVYSGNGLSGYGNLLILRDSTGLLTVYAHNRRLLVDKGKLVRRGQVIAEVGSTGRASGPHLHFEVRARSSSSANYVSVDPLVYFGNSKVKSPEYRRNNSLNPILAKASW